One Mangrovimonas cancribranchiae DNA segment encodes these proteins:
- a CDS encoding oligosaccharide flippase family protein — protein sequence MGALKSFFKDTAIYGLATVLPRLMNFVLVPLHTDTLPTTSYSDNTLFYVYAAFFNVLLTYGMETAFFRFFSRSDEKSKVFSTAFISLTITTILFFAIVFFNAESLANWVNLKQSYFNLLVGVLALDTLVVVPFAYLRATGRPIKFTAIKLSNIVVYVLLNFFFLWAIPKFGWQFSFYDKTDLVQYIFVANLAASVLTLLLLSPYFFKTKLEFNTTIFKQLLNYGWPIMVAGLAYVINENFDKWLLPELLGKNINGAYSGCYKIAVFMTIFIQGFRLGAEPFFFNHAKEQNAKQTYAAIMKYFVIFGSFMLVFIVAYLDVFKELIVRDEAYWIAIDIVPIVLLANLFLGMYFNLAIWYKLTDKTRYGMYISVFGALITIAFNYYMIPKIGFMASAWATLAAYGVMMITSYFLGRKHYPVPYNISSIFTYLFVAVVLATIAYTNLLFKPNYYISTVCVFVFLGVVFLLEKNDIKQLLNRKK from the coding sequence TTGGGCGCATTAAAATCGTTTTTTAAGGATACGGCTATTTATGGCCTGGCAACCGTATTACCAAGACTTATGAACTTTGTTTTGGTGCCGCTTCATACAGACACATTGCCAACCACTAGCTATTCTGATAATACATTGTTTTATGTGTATGCGGCTTTTTTCAATGTCTTGTTAACTTATGGAATGGAAACGGCCTTTTTTAGGTTTTTTAGCAGAAGTGATGAAAAAAGCAAAGTGTTTTCAACGGCATTCATAAGCTTAACTATTACCACGATTCTCTTTTTTGCTATAGTGTTTTTTAATGCTGAAAGTTTGGCAAATTGGGTAAACTTAAAACAATCCTATTTCAATTTATTGGTTGGTGTTTTGGCCTTAGATACTTTGGTTGTAGTGCCTTTTGCTTATTTAAGAGCAACGGGAAGGCCTATTAAATTTACAGCAATCAAGTTGTCTAATATTGTTGTTTATGTGCTGTTGAACTTCTTTTTTTTATGGGCTATTCCCAAGTTTGGTTGGCAGTTTTCATTTTATGATAAAACCGATTTAGTACAATACATATTCGTTGCTAATCTTGCAGCTAGTGTATTAACACTACTATTGTTATCGCCCTACTTCTTTAAGACCAAATTAGAGTTTAACACAACAATATTTAAGCAATTACTCAACTATGGTTGGCCAATTATGGTAGCGGGTCTAGCCTATGTTATCAATGAAAATTTTGATAAATGGCTATTGCCAGAACTATTGGGTAAAAATATAAATGGCGCCTATAGTGGCTGTTACAAAATTGCAGTTTTTATGACCATTTTTATTCAAGGATTTCGTTTGGGGGCCGAGCCTTTTTTCTTTAATCACGCCAAAGAACAAAATGCCAAACAAACTTACGCTGCCATTATGAAGTATTTTGTGATCTTCGGAAGTTTTATGTTGGTATTTATAGTTGCTTATCTAGATGTTTTTAAAGAACTTATTGTTAGGGATGAAGCCTATTGGATAGCGATAGATATTGTGCCTATTGTGTTACTAGCCAATCTGTTTTTAGGAATGTATTTTAATTTGGCCATATGGTACAAGCTAACCGACAAAACACGTTATGGCATGTATATTTCGGTTTTTGGGGCTTTAATTACAATTGCTTTTAATTATTATATGATTCCAAAAATTGGCTTTATGGCTTCAGCTTGGGCAACATTGGCTGCTTACGGTGTAATGATGATAACATCATATTTCTTGGGAAGAAAACATTATCCAGTACCTTATAATATATCTAGTATTTTTACTTACTTATTTGTAGCTGTAGTTTTGGCAACAATCGCATATACCAATCTATTATTTAAACCCAATTATTATATTAGTACCGTTTGTGTTTTTGTATTTTTGGGTGTTGTTTTCCTATTGGAAAAGAATGATATCAAACAACTATTAAATAGAAAAAAATGA
- the atpG gene encoding ATP synthase F1 subunit gamma, translating into MANLKEIRNRISSVSSTMQITSAMKMVSAAKLKKAQDAITAMRPYADKLTELLQSLSATLEGDSGSDFAEQREVNKVLIVAITSNRGLCGAFNANIIKEVTRLTNETYTGKNVSFVTIGKKANDALEKKQNVISNDSDVFDDLTFDNVANIAQMIMDKFVAGEFDKVEIVYNSFKNAATQIVKTEQFLPIVSVESDKNVNLDYIFEPSKIEIVETLIPKSLKTQLFKAIRDSFASEHGARMTAMHKATDNATELRDQLKLTYNKARQAAITNEILEIVGGAEALNN; encoded by the coding sequence ATGGCAAACTTAAAAGAAATACGTAACAGAATATCATCGGTATCTTCTACGATGCAGATTACTAGTGCCATGAAAATGGTATCGGCTGCAAAGTTAAAGAAAGCCCAAGATGCTATTACTGCTATGCGTCCTTATGCCGACAAATTAACCGAGCTTTTACAAAGCTTGAGTGCCACTCTAGAAGGCGATTCAGGAAGTGATTTTGCAGAGCAACGTGAAGTAAACAAGGTTTTAATTGTAGCTATTACCTCGAATAGAGGACTTTGTGGTGCATTTAACGCAAACATCATTAAAGAAGTTACACGATTAACCAACGAAACTTACACGGGTAAAAACGTATCGTTTGTAACTATAGGTAAAAAGGCTAACGACGCTTTAGAAAAAAAGCAAAATGTTATATCTAATGATAGTGATGTTTTTGATGATTTAACGTTTGATAATGTTGCCAACATCGCTCAAATGATTATGGACAAGTTCGTAGCTGGTGAGTTTGATAAAGTAGAGATTGTTTACAATAGCTTTAAAAATGCTGCAACACAAATCGTAAAGACAGAACAATTTTTACCAATTGTATCAGTTGAAAGCGATAAAAACGTAAACTTAGATTACATTTTTGAACCATCAAAAATTGAAATTGTAGAAACATTAATTCCTAAATCGTTAAAAACACAATTGTTTAAAGCGATTAGAGATTCGTTTGCTTCTGAACATGGCGCACGTATGACAGCTATGCACAAAGCAACAGACAACGCTACCGAATTAAGAGATCAGTTAAAACTGACTTACAACAAAGCGCGTCAAGCAGCCATTACCAACGAAATCTTGGAGATTGTAGGTGGAGCAGAAGCTTTGAACAACTAA
- the atpA gene encoding F0F1 ATP synthase subunit alpha encodes MAEVKPAEISAILKQQLSGFEAGASLDEVGTVLTVGDGIARVYGLSNAQYGELVEFESGLEGIVLNLEEDNVGVVLLGPSKEIKEGATVKRTTRIASINVGEGIVGRVVDSLGNPIDGKGPIEGETYEMPLERKAPGVIYRQPVNEPLQTGIKSIDAMIPVGRGQRELVIGDRQTGKTTVCIDTILNQKEFYDAGEPVYCIYVAVGQKASTVANIAKTLEDKGALAYTTIVAANASDPAPMQVYAPFAGAAIGEYFRDTGRPALIIYDDLSKQAVAYREVSLLLRRPPGREAYPGDVFYLHSRLLERSAKVIADDAIAKEMNDLPESLKPIVKGGGSLTALPIIETQAGDVSAYIPTNVISITDGQIFLESDLFNSGVRPAINVGISVSRVGGSAQIKSMKKVAGTLKLDQAQFRELEAFAKFGSDLDAATLNVIEKGKRNVEILKQAQNDPFTVEDQVAIIYAGSKNLLKDVPVDKVKEFERDFLEFLNAKHRDVLDTLKAGKLTDEVTDTLTNVAKDLSAKYKA; translated from the coding sequence ATGGCAGAAGTTAAACCAGCTGAAATATCAGCAATCTTAAAACAACAACTATCAGGTTTTGAAGCAGGTGCTTCATTAGACGAAGTAGGAACAGTACTAACCGTAGGTGATGGTATTGCACGTGTTTACGGACTATCAAATGCACAATACGGCGAGTTGGTAGAGTTTGAAAGCGGCCTTGAAGGAATCGTTTTAAACCTAGAAGAAGATAACGTAGGTGTTGTATTATTAGGGCCTTCAAAAGAAATTAAAGAAGGCGCAACAGTAAAACGTACCACGCGTATTGCCTCTATTAATGTAGGTGAAGGTATTGTTGGACGTGTTGTTGATTCATTAGGAAACCCAATAGATGGTAAAGGGCCTATTGAAGGTGAAACTTACGAAATGCCATTAGAGCGTAAAGCACCAGGTGTAATTTACCGTCAACCCGTAAACGAGCCATTACAAACAGGTATTAAATCTATCGATGCCATGATTCCTGTAGGTCGTGGACAACGTGAGTTGGTAATTGGTGACCGTCAAACTGGTAAAACAACCGTTTGTATCGATACCATCTTAAATCAAAAAGAATTTTACGATGCAGGCGAGCCTGTATACTGTATATATGTTGCTGTAGGTCAAAAAGCCTCTACGGTAGCAAACATTGCTAAAACCTTAGAAGATAAAGGCGCTTTAGCTTACACAACTATTGTTGCTGCAAACGCATCAGATCCAGCACCTATGCAAGTATATGCACCTTTCGCAGGAGCTGCAATTGGTGAGTACTTTAGAGATACTGGTCGTCCAGCATTAATCATTTATGATGATTTATCTAAACAAGCGGTAGCGTATCGTGAGGTATCGTTATTATTACGTCGTCCACCAGGACGTGAAGCGTATCCTGGAGACGTTTTTTACTTACACTCACGTTTATTAGAGCGTTCGGCAAAAGTTATTGCTGATGATGCTATTGCAAAAGAAATGAACGACTTACCAGAATCGTTAAAACCAATTGTTAAAGGTGGTGGATCGCTAACAGCGTTACCAATTATTGAAACACAAGCAGGAGACGTTTCGGCTTATATTCCAACCAACGTAATTTCGATTACCGATGGCCAGATTTTCTTAGAGTCAGATTTATTTAACTCTGGTGTTCGTCCAGCGATTAACGTAGGTATCTCGGTATCTCGTGTAGGTGGATCTGCTCAGATTAAATCCATGAAAAAAGTAGCAGGTACGTTAAAATTAGACCAAGCGCAGTTCCGTGAACTAGAAGCGTTCGCTAAGTTTGGTTCAGATTTAGATGCTGCTACGCTTAACGTAATTGAAAAAGGAAAACGTAACGTAGAGATATTAAAGCAAGCACAAAACGATCCATTTACTGTAGAAGATCAGGTTGCTATCATCTATGCAGGTTCTAAAAACTTACTGAAAGACGTTCCTGTAGATAAAGTAAAAGAATTTGAAAGAGATTTCTTAGAATTCTTAAACGCTAAACACAGAGATGTTTTAGATACGCTTAAAGCAGGAAAATTAACCGATGAAGTTACAGATACATTAACCAATGTAGCGAAAGACTTATCGGCTAAATATAAAGCATAA
- the atpH gene encoding ATP synthase F1 subunit delta — MAGARAAIRYAKAVLDLAKSQNAAEAINTDMLTISQAISESQELNDFLQNPVVRSSVKQAALAEVFKGTQDLTGKLVEILMENKRIALLGDVAKSYTQLFAEYQGSQTAKVTTAVPLTSDLESKVLEKVKELTGKDAQIENIVDESILGGFILRVGDIQYNASIANKLNRLKREFTLN, encoded by the coding sequence ATGGCAGGAGCAAGAGCAGCAATACGTTACGCAAAAGCAGTATTAGATTTGGCAAAAAGTCAAAACGCTGCTGAAGCTATTAATACAGATATGCTAACCATATCTCAAGCTATATCAGAAAGTCAAGAATTAAACGATTTTCTTCAAAATCCTGTGGTACGTTCTTCAGTAAAACAAGCTGCTTTAGCAGAAGTTTTTAAAGGGACTCAAGATCTTACAGGAAAATTAGTTGAAATCTTAATGGAAAACAAGCGCATTGCCTTATTAGGCGATGTAGCTAAAAGTTATACCCAACTTTTTGCAGAATACCAAGGTAGTCAAACGGCTAAAGTAACGACTGCGGTTCCATTAACCAGCGACTTAGAAAGTAAAGTTCTAGAAAAAGTAAAAGAACTTACAGGTAAAGACGCTCAAATAGAAAATATTGTAGATGAAAGTATTTTAGGTGGTTTCATTTTACGTGTAGGCGACATTCAATATAACGCAAGTATCGCCAACAAATTAAACAGATTAAAAAGAGAATTTACATTAAATTAA
- a CDS encoding F0F1 ATP synthase subunit B, whose translation MDKLINEFSFGLFFWQLLLFVGLVLLLRKFAWKPILDSVEKRESGIEDALQAAENAKLEMQNLQADNEKLLNEARAERETMLKEARELKAKMIADAEGDAQAKANKMIEQAQAAIESEKKSAMAELKGQVASLSLEIAEKVVKDELSSKDKQMELVESMLGDAKLN comes from the coding sequence ATGGACAAGTTAATTAATGAATTTTCGTTTGGATTGTTTTTTTGGCAATTACTCCTTTTTGTTGGGCTAGTACTATTGTTAAGAAAATTTGCTTGGAAACCAATTCTTGATTCTGTAGAGAAAAGAGAAAGCGGTATTGAAGATGCGTTGCAAGCAGCAGAAAATGCTAAGCTAGAAATGCAAAATCTTCAAGCAGACAACGAAAAGCTTTTAAACGAAGCACGTGCCGAGCGTGAAACAATGCTTAAAGAAGCTAGAGAGCTAAAAGCAAAAATGATTGCCGATGCAGAAGGCGATGCACAAGCTAAAGCCAACAAAATGATCGAGCAAGCACAAGCAGCTATCGAAAGTGAGAAGAAATCTGCTATGGCCGAGCTTAAAGGTCAAGTAGCAAGCCTATCTCTAGAAATTGCAGAAAAAGTTGTAAAAGACGAATTGTCTAGCAAAGACAAGCAAATGGAGTTGGTAGAATCTATGTTAGGTGACGCTAAATTAAACTAA
- the atpE gene encoding ATP synthase F0 subunit C, protein MTIPNIVGAGLIVIGAGLGIGRIGGQAMEAIARQPEASGKIQTAMLIAAALIEGIGFAALFAA, encoded by the coding sequence ATGACTATTCCAAACATTGTAGGAGCTGGTTTAATTGTAATCGGTGCTGGTTTAGGTATCGGTAGAATTGGTGGACAAGCTATGGAAGCTATCGCTCGCCAACCAGAAGCTTCTGGAAAAATCCAAACAGCTATGCTTATTGCAGCTGCACTTATTGAAGGTATTGGATTTGCTGCTTTATTTGCAGCGTAA
- the atpB gene encoding F0F1 ATP synthase subunit A, translating to MQRKPVVSLLFFLLIAFLPLSVLAQEDMHLEEIAPGVEGEQGVKEEIKEYIDHHLLDSHDFSLFSYTKDNGEHVYVGFPLPVILWDDGLKVFSSSKLHHGEAVAEAGGNYYKSYHNKIYRTNAEGDINLDDHHHPTNVKPLDFSITKNVFTILIVGLLMLWMFSSMAKSYKKGALPKGMGRFLEPIVLYIRDDIAIPNIGKKHYKRYMSFLLTIFFFIWIINLLGLTPLGVNVTNNIAVTFALALLTFLITNFTANKSYWGHIFWMPGVPKLMRIVLAPIELLGIFIKPFSLLIRLYANITAGHIVLMSIIGLMFIFKNWIGSSLSFGLAFALALLELLVAALQAYIFTMLSALYFGQAVEEHDDH from the coding sequence ATGCAAAGAAAACCAGTTGTTAGTTTGCTATTCTTTTTATTAATAGCTTTTTTACCACTTAGTGTATTAGCTCAAGAAGATATGCATCTAGAAGAAATCGCCCCTGGTGTAGAGGGTGAACAAGGTGTTAAGGAAGAGATCAAGGAGTATATAGATCATCACCTTTTAGATTCTCACGATTTCAGTTTATTTTCTTATACAAAAGATAATGGAGAGCATGTTTATGTAGGTTTTCCATTGCCTGTAATTTTATGGGATGATGGCTTAAAAGTATTCTCTTCTTCAAAATTACATCATGGCGAAGCTGTTGCTGAAGCTGGTGGAAATTACTACAAAAGCTACCACAATAAGATTTACAGAACCAATGCCGAAGGCGATATTAATTTAGATGATCATCACCATCCAACTAATGTAAAGCCATTAGATTTTTCAATTACTAAAAACGTATTTACTATATTAATTGTAGGATTATTAATGCTTTGGATGTTTAGTTCTATGGCAAAATCTTACAAAAAAGGTGCGTTACCAAAAGGTATGGGTCGTTTCTTAGAGCCTATTGTGCTTTATATTCGTGACGATATTGCTATTCCAAATATAGGAAAGAAACATTACAAACGTTACATGAGTTTCTTGTTAACCATTTTCTTCTTTATTTGGATTATCAACTTATTAGGATTAACACCATTAGGTGTTAACGTAACAAACAACATAGCGGTAACATTTGCATTAGCTTTGTTAACGTTTTTAATTACAAATTTTACAGCCAACAAAAGTTATTGGGGGCATATTTTCTGGATGCCAGGTGTGCCAAAACTAATGCGTATCGTATTAGCACCAATAGAGTTGTTGGGGATTTTTATTAAGCCATTTTCATTATTAATACGTCTGTACGCTAACATTACAGCAGGTCACATTGTATTAATGAGTATCATTGGTTTAATGTTCATATTTAAAAACTGGATAGGAAGTTCGCTATCCTTTGGTTTAGCTTTTGCGCTAGCCTTATTAGAGTTGTTAGTAGCAGCTTTACAAGCTTATATCTTTACAATGCTATCAGCACTGTATTTTGGTCAAGCTGTAGAGGAACACGACGACCACTAA
- a CDS encoding DUF6168 family protein, giving the protein MNNLQLLKYIFIIAITAVIAFFIHTYVLKQLELPAYGNKIILSYILNTILAIGILLALYFFRHKFKQQLGFLFMVGSFLKFTCFFIFFYPSFRADGDISNLEFASFFVPYATCLFTETLGGIKLLNSLD; this is encoded by the coding sequence ATGAATAACTTACAATTACTTAAATATATTTTTATAATAGCAATTACAGCTGTAATTGCTTTTTTTATACATACATACGTTTTAAAACAGTTGGAGTTACCAGCTTATGGTAATAAAATAATATTATCCTATATTTTAAACACCATATTAGCTATTGGTATTTTGTTAGCACTCTACTTTTTTAGGCATAAATTTAAACAGCAATTAGGGTTTTTATTTATGGTGGGTAGCTTTTTAAAATTTACTTGTTTCTTCATTTTTTTTTACCCGTCGTTTAGAGCAGATGGCGATATTTCTAATTTAGAATTTGCTTCATTTTTCGTGCCCTACGCAACATGTTTATTCACAGAAACTTTAGGCGGAATAAAACTCTTGAACAGTTTAGATTAG
- a CDS encoding AtpZ/AtpI family protein, translating into MGNKKPNKNNQLKNLATLSGIAIQMGVTIYLFVLLGKWLDAKFTQGKLFLIICTLLGVAISLYVVLKQVNKLNE; encoded by the coding sequence GTGGGAAACAAAAAACCAAACAAGAACAATCAGCTTAAAAACTTAGCAACCTTATCTGGAATAGCTATTCAAATGGGGGTAACAATCTACCTATTTGTATTATTGGGTAAGTGGTTAGATGCTAAATTTACCCAAGGCAAGTTATTCTTAATTATTTGTACGTTACTTGGGGTTGCTATATCATTATATGTTGTTTTAAAGCAAGTTAATAAGTTAAATGAATAA
- a CDS encoding polymer-forming cytoskeletal protein, translating into MFSEKQKDKNNQSTTSSQNIIAKGTKLIGDFVSEGDLRIDGTIEGNVKTPGKVVVGKTGFVKGTLEGTDAHFEGKFSGKLSLQGTLTLKTSAYVEGEVVVGKLAVEPGATFNVTCAMKGAVKEFNQSGKQKTKQEQSA; encoded by the coding sequence ATGTTTTCTGAAAAACAAAAAGATAAAAACAACCAATCAACAACATCAAGTCAAAATATTATTGCAAAAGGCACAAAACTGATAGGCGATTTTGTGAGTGAAGGCGATTTACGAATAGACGGCACTATTGAGGGAAATGTAAAAACACCCGGAAAAGTTGTTGTAGGAAAAACAGGATTTGTAAAAGGAACACTAGAAGGAACCGATGCGCATTTTGAAGGAAAGTTTTCAGGAAAACTATCGCTGCAAGGAACCTTAACGTTAAAAACATCGGCTTATGTGGAAGGCGAAGTTGTAGTTGGTAAATTAGCCGTAGAACCTGGCGCCACGTTTAATGTAACATGTGCTATGAAAGGTGCTGTAAAGGAATTTAACCAAAGTGGGAAACAAAAAACCAAACAAGAACAATCAGCTTAA
- a CDS encoding ABC transporter ATP-binding protein: MITTSNLSKTYGSKTVLNIENLDIPKGQSFGLVGNNGAGKTTYFSLLLDLIKPTTGYVKNNNIKVNESEDWKPHTSAFIDESFLIGYLTPEEYFYFIGELRGQNKADVDAFLTQFEELFNGEILNQKKYLRDLSKGNQKKAGIVAALIGNPEVVILDEPFANLDPTTQIRLKGLIKDLAETKGVTVLVSSHDLMHVTEVCERIVVLEKGEVIKDITTSEATLKELEAHFSGSEAV; the protein is encoded by the coding sequence ATGATAACAACTTCTAATCTTTCAAAAACCTACGGTAGCAAAACCGTATTGAATATAGAAAACCTAGATATTCCAAAAGGACAAAGTTTTGGTTTGGTGGGCAACAATGGCGCTGGTAAAACTACGTATTTTAGCTTGTTGCTGGATTTAATAAAGCCTACAACAGGTTATGTGAAGAATAACAACATAAAAGTTAATGAAAGCGAAGACTGGAAACCACATACCTCTGCATTTATAGACGAAAGTTTTTTGATAGGTTACTTGACACCCGAAGAGTATTTCTACTTTATTGGCGAGTTACGAGGACAAAACAAAGCCGATGTCGATGCCTTTTTAACACAGTTTGAGGAGCTCTTCAATGGTGAAATTTTAAATCAGAAAAAATATTTACGCGATTTAAGTAAAGGAAACCAAAAGAAAGCCGGTATTGTGGCAGCCTTAATTGGTAATCCAGAAGTTGTTATTCTGGATGAACCCTTTGCTAATCTCGATCCAACTACGCAAATCCGCTTAAAAGGCCTTATAAAGGATTTGGCCGAAACCAAAGGTGTAACCGTGCTTGTTTCTAGTCACGATTTAATGCACGTTACCGAAGTTTGTGAGCGCATTGTGGTTTTGGAAAAAGGCGAAGTTATTAAAGACATTACTACTAGTGAAGCTACTTTAAAAGAATTGGAAGCGCATTTCTCTGGTTCGGAAGCGGTTTAA
- a CDS encoding DUF5687 family protein has translation MTLKHFLNLEWKQYFRSSYWQKSMALNILLVFFALYFVVMFLALGVALYPLLKDQFPDQDPLVIVNSYLFYWIIADVLMRFFFQKLPVMSVKPLLTLPVKRSKVVNYVLGKSALSFFNFLPMFAIIPFGVMLLINDYPTVSVLVWMLTLLCITLIINFLNFILESFSSETELSFLPVIVLAGGLFALDYFNIISFTDLVSNGINSIYNNPLLIGIPILVLIGLYMMNFKMLRQKLFLDSSLKSHVKEVNSSNLEWTRKFGDSAPFMQLDLRLIWRNKRPRSSVFILVIGLLYGLFFYPNPIYADKPFMFGFVGIFVTGIFLINFGQFVPAWDSGYYKMLMSQNIQYKQYLKSKFNLMAFSVVVMFVLSIPYVYFGWNILLAHLAAAIYNIGVNTHVILWGGSFNRKKIDLNQRAAFNYQGTGAVQWLIGIPLMLVPLAIFGVVNWLVNFEIACLALALIGVVGIVLHQKLMKSIVGKYLASKYKMIDAFSQDS, from the coding sequence ATGACATTAAAGCACTTTCTCAACCTCGAATGGAAACAATATTTTAGGTCATCGTATTGGCAAAAAAGTATGGCACTCAATATCCTTTTGGTGTTTTTTGCCCTGTATTTTGTTGTGATGTTTTTGGCTTTGGGTGTGGCTCTATATCCTTTGTTAAAAGATCAATTTCCAGATCAAGATCCGCTAGTAATCGTAAACAGTTACCTGTTTTACTGGATTATTGCCGATGTGTTGATGCGGTTTTTCTTTCAGAAGTTACCCGTAATGAGTGTAAAACCTTTGCTAACCTTACCTGTAAAACGTAGCAAGGTGGTTAATTATGTCTTGGGAAAATCAGCGTTGTCGTTTTTTAACTTCTTACCAATGTTTGCAATTATTCCGTTTGGTGTGATGTTGTTGATTAACGATTACCCAACGGTTTCGGTATTGGTTTGGATGCTCACCTTATTGTGCATCACGCTTATTATTAATTTTCTGAATTTTATTCTGGAAAGCTTTTCGTCTGAAACCGAATTATCCTTTCTTCCCGTTATCGTATTGGCTGGCGGATTGTTTGCCTTGGATTACTTCAATATTATTTCGTTTACCGATTTGGTGTCAAACGGCATAAATAGTATTTATAACAATCCTTTATTAATCGGCATTCCAATTTTGGTATTAATTGGGTTGTATATGATGAATTTCAAAATGCTTCGCCAGAAACTGTTCTTGGATAGCTCTTTAAAATCGCATGTGAAGGAAGTAAATTCTTCCAATCTGGAATGGACCAGAAAGTTTGGCGATTCGGCACCGTTTATGCAATTGGATTTGCGGTTAATTTGGCGCAACAAACGACCGCGTTCATCAGTGTTTATTTTAGTTATTGGGTTGTTGTACGGCTTGTTTTTCTACCCCAACCCCATTTACGCCGATAAGCCTTTTATGTTTGGTTTTGTAGGTATTTTTGTGACGGGAATTTTCCTTATTAATTTTGGGCAATTTGTGCCTGCTTGGGATAGTGGATATTACAAAATGTTGATGAGCCAAAATATTCAGTACAAGCAGTATTTAAAGTCAAAATTCAACTTAATGGCTTTTAGTGTGGTCGTGATGTTCGTGTTGAGCATTCCTTATGTGTATTTTGGGTGGAACATTCTCCTGGCACATTTGGCAGCCGCCATTTACAACATAGGTGTTAATACACACGTAATATTATGGGGCGGTTCCTTCAACAGAAAAAAAATAGATTTAAACCAACGTGCTGCATTCAACTATCAAGGTACGGGAGCTGTGCAATGGCTAATTGGTATTCCACTTATGTTAGTGCCATTGGCCATTTTTGGTGTGGTAAATTGGTTGGTTAATTTTGAAATAGCCTGTTTAGCCTTGGCTTTAATTGGTGTTGTGGGCATTGTGCTTCACCAAAAACTAATGAAAAGCATAGTCGGTAAATATCTGGCTTCAAAATATAAAATGATAGACGCTTTTAGTCAAGATTCTTAA